In Ornithodoros turicata isolate Travis chromosome 1, ASM3712646v1, whole genome shotgun sequence, the DNA window ttagcccgaccacgcgctgaagtgattggcactgtgccaaaaagttatcacgggtagcccaggctttttgtgtgcgtgttttgatggggggctgaggcaaaatttcgtcgtttacgCTTGGCCCGCCCACCCGCTGAAGTAattggaactgtgaaaataagATATCTCTGATAGCGCATTGTGTTCGTAATTGCTGTACTGCCTTCGCGTCATTCCGTTCCcttggtggcggcggggctgctagcggcaccacacgggagagatggcgatccgataaccacgCTTCGTCTGCTAGCGCTGAATTTCCATTCCTCCCCGCAAAACgtggaaagcgctgccccgtcgatgcatttggagctagcagacgacgcggggttatcggatcgccatctctcccgtgtggaGGCGCTCGCAACAACCCCAGTCACCAGGGAAACGGAAGTGATTTGCTTGTCGGTGGTGGtgagcgccctctccctttgccgcggaaaccagttatcgccagttgctccggagaattggggctggaagaggcggtcgggccaggtgcagtgtttccCGTCCACCGTTCGTTATTCCTAGCGCCGTGCTGTACATTCAATTTCcgcggtaattatgactctattgcGGTGAGTGCATTCTGTTCATGTTTAATGCGTGCGTTGATGTGTCGGCcagattgctatcattccaatgcagacgtcagccagtgtagacagggggtgtaacctttggcgatgaatcaattcttgtggtgcatgttactggcctgtGTTAATAATGACATCTCTGCTACTCTCAGTATGGCGGCAAGTGGATCGCGTTACGACtgatatagtgcaagaaaatttcattgaattgtcgaaatcgcccgcgtagttgaactagaagccgaccccactgcgtacgttaaccttggacacactgctaggagtacgtctgattgttcctttctttcacatgtgtcttcatatttaggacgcgtgcctgggagggggacagcccgcgggtttttccgaaaaataggctgaaccagggcgcgtgattagagatgtggtgttagcaatggcggagagtgttcatattttacacgcatgccagggagggacgggtcaacgcgagagtgattggaactgtaaaaagaaaagatgtcgcggatagcgcaggcttttcgtgtttgctgcgtgtttgggggggggggggggggtatggctgcttttgcaaaatttcgtcggttaggcttaacccgaccacgcgctgaagtgattggcactgtgccaaaaagatatcgagggtagcccaggtttttcgcgtacgtgttttgacgaggggacttcggccagatttcgtcgtttagaattagaagccgaccccactgcgtacgttaacgtgggacacacagctaggaatacgtctgattgttcctttctttcccaggcatcttttgacgagagacggaaccctagttcacagacgtggactaatgcccagaggagtgttcagaaggaggatgacctgctacgtgtggcgtgttggctcggtaagtgtctcgtgttcatatttatggcgggcgtcgttagagatccttcgttagaacgtattcgtgattagagatgtggtgttagcaatggcggagagtgttcatatttacgaCGCCTTTCTGGGAGGGGAGCGGGCGGTgggttttcttgaaaaaaaaaaaaaaaggctgaaccagggcgcgtgattagagagtggtgttagcaatggctccAAGCCCGGAGTGTTCATATTGACGACGCGTGTCTGAGAGGGATGCAGCCGGCGGGTTTTCCCGATAAAAAAAGGGGCTTAGCTCGAGTGcctgggcgcgtgattagagatgtggtgttagcaatggcggaaagcacagtgtttatatttttcatgcatgccagggagggaaggggccacgcgagaagtgcttggaactgtgaaacgaaaagatatcgcggatagcgcaggcttttcgagTTTACTGCGTGcttggacggcggggctgcggcaaaatttcgtcgtttaggcttagcccgatcacgcgttggactgattcgaactgtgaaaatatgatatcgctgatagcgcaggcttgtcgtgtttacggcgtgtttttttttttttggggggggggggggggtaaggcaactgttgcaaaatttcgtcggttaggcttagcccgaccacgcgcagaagtgattggcactgtgccaaaaagttatcacgggtagcccaggctttttgtgtgcgtgttttgatggggggctgtggcaaaatttcgtcgtttaggcttagcccgatcacgcgttggactgattcgaactgtgaaaatatgatatcgctgatagcgcaggcttgtcgtgtttacggcgtgttttttttttgggggggggggggggtaaggcaactgttgcaaaatttcgtcggttaggcttagcccgaccacgcgctgaagtgattggcactgtgccaaaaagttatcacgggtagcccaggctttttgtgtgcgtgttttgatggggggctgaggcaaaatttcgtcgtttacgCTTGGCCCGCCCACCCGCTGAAGTAattggaactgtgaaaataagATATCTCTGATAGCGCATTGTGTTCGTAATTGCTGTACTGCCTTCGCGTCATTCCGTTCCcttggtggcggcggggctgctagcggcaccacacgggagagatggcgatccgataaccacgCTTCGTCTGCTAGCGCTGAATTTCCATTCCTCCCCGCAAAACgtggaaagcgctgccccgtcgatgcatttggagctagcagacgacgcggggttatcggatcgccatctctcccgtgtggaGGCGCTCGCAACAACCCCAGTCACCAGGGAAACGGAAGTGATTTGCTTGTCGGTGGTGGtgagcgccctctccctttgccgcggaaaccagttatcgccagttgctccggagaattggggctggaagaggcggtcgggccaggtgcagtgtttccCGTCCACCGTTCGTTATTCCTAGCGCCGTGCTGTACATTCAATTTCcgcggtaattatgactctattgcGGTGAGTGCATTCTGTTCATGTTTAATGCGTGCGTTGATGTGTCGGCcagattgctatcattccaatgcagacgtcagccagtgtagacagggggtgtaacctttggcgatgaatcaattcttgtggtgcatgttactggcctgtGTTAATAATGACATCTCTGCTACTCTCAGTATGGCGGCAAGTGGATCGCGTTACGACtgatatagtgcaagaaaatttcattgaattgtcgaaatcgcccgcgtagttgaactagaagccgaccccactgcgtacgttaaccttggacacactgctaggagtacgtctgattgttcctttctttcccatgtgtcttcatatttaggacgcgtgcctgggagggggacagcccgcgggtttttccgaaaaataggctgaaccagggcgcgtgattagagatgtggtgttagcaatggcggagagtgttcatattttacacgcatgccagggagggacgggtcaacgcgagagtgattggaactgtaaaaagaaaagatgtcgcggatagcgcaggcttttcgtgtttgctgcgtgtttgcttgtttgcttgtttgcttGCTGCGTGTTTgctgccacagttgcttcgcggcgctaacacagaattaaaaaaaaatttttttgtgAGTCTGCATGAAGTTGGTTATAATACAGCGCAAGATATTTTCCCCGAGTGCAAACAAACTGGCATGTTCACGACTGAGCAACATTCTGCTTggggtgtcgtctgctctttACACGGTGCTTTTCCCTTTAGTTACTCTCTAGGAATCACTGCAGCTTTCTTTTATCATATACTATGCTCTGAATGGTCTGCTTGAGAATAAAGTGGAAGAAGGCCTCCTCTTATTTGTGTGTTCTTGTGTTTTTTTCAGGAGTGCTGACCTTTATCGTACAGATGAAGCTTTCACACGTTATGCCTCACTGGTGCAAGCTACACACAAAACATCCGAGCGTCCACCCCCCAGGAGCCATTCATTCATCTCAGACACTTAAAGAGACAGTTCGAACAGCACAGTGTTCAAGTGCCTTGTAAAGCATGGACTACACCCGTGACGATAAATAAGAGCTTCTGTCAAATAGTAGTTGCAGGAGGGACTCCGGCACTACCGGCTTCAAATTGCGACAATATCGGGAAAAAATTCTGGCAAGAACATGCTTTTTCGTGGTGCAGTAAAACCCAGCCTTAAACCCCGCTCGAGCTTGAGGGAAACACGAAGGATGACATGACACGAAGGCTCCCTTGAGCTCAGGGGTTCATTGTGCCATGGATATTCACCAGCCTAACCGCGGTTCTCTCACTTCTCCCAAGCCAACAGCCTTttccttaattttttttttttactccttcTATATCATGAGCGTTCCATTTGACTTCTTGCTAAGATATTCTCATTTTGGTTGTTAGTGTTAGCACCAGCCATATACAGGAAAAGTGTACTTGCCAGAAAAGAAGACAGACCCCAAAATGTTAGTCTTGTGCAGTTCGGTTACCCTGGCATAAAGAATTCAAAGTTGTGAACAGTAAAGTTTATATACATTGAAAAGCATATATGTGTGGATGAATGCGTTAAAGCATTATTTCTTCTGGCCTGTTTGGTTGTACATGGTGCAATATCCTGTTCATGGCATGCTTTGCAGAGCTAACATGCTGCAATCCGGAGTTTCGCACTCAATGTGTCAAAAAAAATCATTAAAGGAACAGACATCCCACATTCTTCTGTGAGCAAAATAAAACGCAATAATGGTGGCACAATGGCAGAGCAATCTTGCCCAATGTTTACTCATGGACAGTAATGTCGAAACATTACGAatcactcttttttttcctggaaAGTCTGGTTGTAATGAGGCACATAGCTTTGCATTTTACTGTTAAACCTGGCTGGATGAAGACAGGAAAAACTGGAATTGGGAGTAGCTGTGCAGCCTTGCTAGATATCAGGaacatacctgggtaaattacttctaaaatgtaattaaattacattactccagttagaatttaattaaattacatttctccagctagaatttaattaattacatttctccagttagaatttaattaaattacattacttgttagtgcaattgaaatgtaatgaaattacattacaattactacgaaacagtAACTACATTACGGAGTCATTACTGTGAACTTAATCCTAACGCTATTGAGCACGTGGAAATTAATTGTCAAACAACACTATGTTGTAACAGCAAGGCGTATTTTATTCTGTGCATCACAAGGATTGTCACTCTCTCTTATTGCAAAATAAGCTCTTCTTGCAGCAGAAACAACTGACTCTCGAAGTGGCCGTTTAGGCTGCTCCTTGTATCAGGAAACGGGTCTTCAGCCATGCCGAAGACTCTCTCTATCGGTGCGGACGATGGCAACGCGGTGTTGTACTcgtagtcatcatcatcatcttcatcttTTAACCCGCCAGTCGCCagctctttctgccaagtgccagcacagaacacacactcgattgttttgtaaaaagtaatgagtaatgtcaatAAAAGTACTGCCCaactaattaaattacattacaaattagcagaaaaagtaatttattactgtcatttcattacagtaataacattactacccaggtatgatcagGAAGGGACCGGACAGAAATCGAGTGATCGGCATTTCTATCCATCTGagagtatgtgtgtccgctgcTGACTGATGCTAGGGTGCCACTCCAATTGAGAAATACGACCGCCCACTGTTCCGCAAAcatttgtcccaagctgtacgcgCTGTGGTGCTACCCATTATGGGCTGACTTTAATGTTACTCTTTCTCTCTGTTTGAGAGTTCATAACACATAAATATGCTACTGTAGAAGTCGTTTTTTCCACGTGGAAAATGTTTTCGTGTTTTCGAAGGAAGGTGGTTTGAGGAGTGATTCACGATAACTTGATTTTGAGGCCCTACGTTTCTGGGAGTGCTATGCCCTTGCGTGTTGTGCCGTCGTCAATGCTGTGGCATATTTCGGTGCTCACAGACATGGCAGGAAAGGCCCTGTACAATGGCCATTAGGGACCctgcaggaggccatagtaGTGGCTGTGTTCCCCTGACCTCTGAACCTctaacgacagtcaacaaaccaaGCGGGCTGTCTTtaaaagtgacatgaaaataCCAAAACAAGGAAGTGTCGTCCCCAGTGCTCGTAATCTCCCTCTAACGATGCTCCTCTATCGGCATCGTCGCTGGCGATCGACAGCGGTTCCTAATAGGACCCCTAACGTCTTAACCTCTAATGgcagtgagcaaaccaagcacactgtcgttagaagcgacatagaaatatcaaaacaaggaagtgtcACTCCCGGTGCTCGTAATCACTTTCTACCAATGCTCCTCTATCGGCACCATCGCTGGAGCTGGATAGCAGCTCCGAATAGGGACCCTGATGTCTTAACCTGCATTGACAGTCCACGAATCAAGCACACTGTCGTTAAAAGCTACATGGGAATACCAAAACGGGCAAGTGTCGCTTCTGATGCTC includes these proteins:
- the LOC135377159 gene encoding uncharacterized protein LOC135377159 — translated: MPRGVFRRRMTCYVWRVGSASFDERRNPSSQTWTNAQRSVQKEDDLLRVACWLGVLTFIVQMKLSHVMPHWCKLHTKHPSVHPPGAIHSSQTLKETVRTAQCSSAL